One segment of Formicincola oecophyllae DNA contains the following:
- a CDS encoding adenylate kinase has product MNIILLGPPGAGKGTQAKLLEQERGLKQISTGDMLRAEVKMDSPLGREVKALMEGGHYVPDHIMIALIAKRIGEPDCKKGFILDGFPRTEAQAAELDTMLADRGLSISAVILLDVDEEALIKRLGSRRGEDGSRRADDEPEVVKKRLATYKKQTAPILPYYEKEGRLKRVDGMKPVDVVASHIAAILNQPGLQKPHA; this is encoded by the coding sequence ATGAACATCATTCTTTTGGGGCCACCGGGCGCCGGCAAGGGAACCCAAGCCAAGCTGCTGGAGCAGGAAAGGGGCTTGAAGCAGATCTCTACAGGGGACATGCTTCGGGCCGAAGTTAAAATGGATTCTCCGTTAGGGCGGGAGGTCAAGGCCCTTATGGAAGGGGGGCATTACGTCCCTGACCACATCATGATTGCCCTTATCGCCAAGCGCATTGGGGAGCCAGACTGCAAAAAAGGCTTCATTCTGGATGGTTTCCCACGCACAGAAGCGCAGGCGGCTGAACTTGACACGATGCTGGCTGATCGTGGCTTGAGCATCAGTGCAGTTATATTGCTTGATGTCGATGAGGAGGCCTTGATCAAGCGTTTGGGCAGTCGGCGTGGTGAGGATGGGTCGCGGCGCGCTGACGATGAGCCTGAGGTGGTCAAAAAGCGTTTGGCCACCTACAAGAAGCAGACAGCCCCCATCCTGCCTTATTACGAAAAGGAAGGGCGCTTGAAGCGAGTGGATGGCATGAAGCCCGTTGATGTGGTGGCAAGCCATATCGCTGCTATTCTGAACCAGCCAGGGCTGCAAAAGCCCCACGCTTGA
- the rpsK gene encoding 30S ribosomal protein S11 — MAKAATPRVRRKERKNIISGVAHVLSTFNNTMITISDAQGNAISWSSSGAQGFKGSRKSTPYAAQVAAEDAGRKAREHGMETLEIEVSGPGSGRESALRALQAVGFTITSIRDVTPVPHNGCRPRKRRRV; from the coding sequence ATGGCCAAGGCAGCCACACCCCGCGTCCGCCGGAAGGAACGCAAAAACATCATTTCGGGCGTTGCACACGTCCTTTCCACCTTTAACAACACCATGATCACTATTTCCGATGCACAGGGAAATGCCATTTCATGGTCTTCCTCCGGCGCGCAGGGCTTCAAGGGGTCACGCAAGTCCACCCCTTATGCTGCCCAGGTGGCCGCTGAGGATGCTGGCCGTAAGGCCCGTGAGCACGGCATGGAAACCCTTGAGATTGAGGTTTCCGGGCCCGGTTCAGGGCGTGAGAGCGCGCTGCGCGCTCTTCAGGCTGTGGGTTTTACCATCACGTCCATCCGTGACGTGACCCCAGTCCCCCACAATGGTTGCCGTCCGCGTAAACGCCGCCGCGTCTGA
- the rpsM gene encoding 30S ribosomal protein S13: MARIAGVNIPTNKRVVVGLTYVYGIGPASAEAICEALEIPAPTRVNELSDAQVSAIRERIDADYNVEGDLRRETAMNIKRLMDLGCYRGLRHRRGLPVHGQRTHTNARTRKGKAVAIAGKKKATR; this comes from the coding sequence GTGGCACGTATTGCCGGCGTAAACATTCCGACCAACAAACGCGTGGTCGTGGGCCTCACTTATGTCTATGGCATTGGCCCTGCAAGCGCGGAAGCCATTTGCGAAGCGCTTGAAATTCCAGCCCCCACCCGCGTCAACGAGCTTTCTGACGCGCAGGTGAGCGCCATTCGCGAACGCATTGACGCTGACTACAACGTTGAAGGTGACCTGCGCCGTGAGACGGCTATGAACATCAAGCGCTTGATGGATCTGGGCTGCTACCGTGGCCTGCGCCACCGTCGTGGCTTGCCCGTTCATGGCCAGCGCACCCACACTAACGCCCGTACCCGCAAGGGTAAGGCCGTGGCGATTGCCGGCAAGAAGAAAGCCACCCGCTAA